From the Oligoflexus sp. genome, the window CTATGATCGGAAGTACGAGACTCTGAATCAATACTTCACCTTCAGCGCGACCATCACACCGGCCGATGTTCAGAAGGCGGCTCAGAAATATTTTACGGATAAGAATTTGGTCGTTTCCACGCTGTCTCAGGAAGCTTTGCCTGAGACCACGGGAAAACTCCCCGCGTTGGCCTCGTTTCAGCCTGTTCGGGCTCAGAAGGTCAATATTCCGGTGATCGCGCAGAAGAACCAGATTCCGCTTTTGAATATCAAGCTGCAATTCAAGGTTGGTTCCGCTCAGGATCCTGCGGGCAAGGAAGGTCTTGCTTATCTTGCAGCGTCCATGATATCCGACGCAGGTTCGGAGCGCTATCATTACGACGAGCTGCAAAAGGCCCTGTTCCCCATGGCCGCTGGCTTCGGTAGTCTGCCGGATAAGGAAGTCACCACCTTTACGATTTCCACGCACAAGGATCACGCGCAGAAGGTAATAGGTCTTCTGTCTCCCAGTCTTTTGGCTCCCGGTTTCCGTGATGAGGATTTCCAGCGTTTGAAATCCGTGCAGCTGAATAACCTGAAAAACAGTCTGCGGAATAATAATGAGGAAGAGCTGGGCAAAGAGCGTCTTCAGGAATGGGTCTTCGCCGGCACACCCTATGGCCATCCGGTGATTGGGACTGTGAAGGGTCTGGAGAGCATCACGCTCGATGATGTGAAGAATTTTGTGAAGAAGGCCTATACCCGCAGCAACGTGACCATCGGCGTCAACGGTAGCATTTCCAATGAAACGCTGGCCATGCTGCAGAGTGAGTTGAGTCAGCTGCCGGAAGGTCCCGCGCTGGCCCCTGCGAAAAATATCGCGGGTGCGAAGCCCAAGGGTCTGGAGGTCAACATCATCGAAAAAGGCACGCGGGCTACTGCGATTTCCTTCGGGGCGCCGATTGAAGTCACCCGCTCGCATCCTGACTTCGCAGCGCTGTGGCTGGCTCGGTCCTGGTTGGGTGAGCATAGAAGCTCGATGTCGCACCTTTATGAGCGTATCCGTGAAGTCCGCGGGATGAACTATGGTGATTATGCTTATATTGAAGCCTTTCCTGGCGGCATGTACTCCTTCTTCCCGAGTCCCAATATCGTCCGTCAGGCGCAGCTATTTGAGGTCTGGATCCGTCCGGTCCAGCCTGAGAATGCTCATCATGCTCTGCGGATCGCGCTTTATGAGCTGGATAAACTTATCAAGAACGGGCTGAGTCAGGACGACTTTGAAAAAACCCGCGAGTACATCATGAAGAACGTCTTCGTCATGACCGCGACCCAGGACCAACAGATTGGCTATGCGCTCGATTCCGCCTGGTACGGCACGCCGGAATACACAGCCTACATGCGCGACCGTCTGAGCAAGCTGACGCTCGACGATGTGAACAAAGCCATTCGGAAGCACTTCTCTGCCCAGAATTTGCGCATCGTCATGATTACTCAGGATGCCCAGGGGCTGAAGAAGCGCCTGGCGTCGGACGCGGTGTCCACGGTGAAGTATGATGGGGAGAAGCCCCAGGAGCTCCTGGACGAGGATAAGCTGATTGGCAGCATGAAGCTGAACATCCCCGAGTCCGCCATCAGCATTACCAAAGTGGATGATGTCTTCAAAGACGCGGCTCCGTTGAAGGTGACCTCTTCCTCGGATTCACGTCAGTGAAAAAAAGTTCTTGCAAGGTGGAGGGATTTCAGGCAAATCTACTAGCTCCTGAGGGGGTTTAGCTCAGTTGGTAGAGCGTTAGATTTGCATTCTAAAGGTCAGCGGTTCGATCCCGCTAACCTCCAC encodes:
- a CDS encoding pitrilysin family protein, giving the protein MRLGLRILPLLMALTPGLIQAASPAKSATKTDNILPLTVTEKTLPNGLKVIVVPTGFPNLVSLQIPVLTGSRNEVEEGKTGFAHFFEHMMFRGTKNTPPEVYQGYLTRMGARQNAYTTNDYTNYHTTFSKDDLELMMKIEADRFQNLEYPESAFKTEARAVLGEYNKNSANPMSKLYEVTKDKAFTTHTYKHTTMGFIKDIEDMPNQYAYSKVFFDRWYRPENTAIIVAGDVQPAQVMKLVEKYWSSWKPGSFKSNIPKEPPAQGPVYVHVPWTSPTPPMVSVAFHGPAFSVKDKDYAALDLFFDLAFGETSDIYKQLVIDEQKVTRLGAMSSSSQDPDLFAVNAMVKDVKDVPYVRDAIMKVFAKSLSEPISADRLNEVRSNIRYSFARRLDNTESIASTLATFVRYDRKYETLNQYFTFSATITPADVQKAAQKYFTDKNLVVSTLSQEALPETTGKLPALASFQPVRAQKVNIPVIAQKNQIPLLNIKLQFKVGSAQDPAGKEGLAYLAASMISDAGSERYHYDELQKALFPMAAGFGSLPDKEVTTFTISTHKDHAQKVIGLLSPSLLAPGFRDEDFQRLKSVQLNNLKNSLRNNNEEELGKERLQEWVFAGTPYGHPVIGTVKGLESITLDDVKNFVKKAYTRSNVTIGVNGSISNETLAMLQSELSQLPEGPALAPAKNIAGAKPKGLEVNIIEKGTRATAISFGAPIEVTRSHPDFAALWLARSWLGEHRSSMSHLYERIREVRGMNYGDYAYIEAFPGGMYSFFPSPNIVRQAQLFEVWIRPVQPENAHHALRIALYELDKLIKNGLSQDDFEKTREYIMKNVFVMTATQDQQIGYALDSAWYGTPEYTAYMRDRLSKLTLDDVNKAIRKHFSAQNLRIVMITQDAQGLKKRLASDAVSTVKYDGEKPQELLDEDKLIGSMKLNIPESAISITKVDDVFKDAAPLKVTSSSDSRQ